A window of Solanum stenotomum isolate F172 chromosome 9, ASM1918654v1, whole genome shotgun sequence genomic DNA:
ACATTTTATTATGAGTGCATTGTTTTCCAGTTCCTACAAGGTTAAGCAGTTATCATAAAGTATCTCCGCTCTCTCCTGATCAGAATCAGGTACCCCATAAATTGGATTCTTAGAGATTTACAGAATTACTTGGGAGTTCCAAATTATGGGAAGGGGGACCAAATGCTTTTAAACTAAATTTGGAGGTTGATGCAGTCCAGTTTGTAGAATAGTGTGCTATGACAAATACAACATGCTGAACATGAACCAGCTTTGCTTCCCAGATTGGTAATTTTAAGAGAGCTGAAAGGAAAAGAGATGACCTTTCTAGCctcattttttctcaaaaaaagaagTGACCTTTCAATGGTTTTGGCATGTGATATTTGTGCAACAAATTGGAATTTGCTGTCTTCTTGGAATTTTATCCATCCATTTCCTTTTCATTCAAaactttattcttttaaaattctttttaattgaaTAGCTTTTTCTCTCATTTGCATAATTGCAAACTAAGATATAGCTTCTACAACTCATTATAGACATAGGATCATAGAATCATAGATGTAGGTAGTACTTTGTAAATATGGGGCTACTACAACTCTTGTAAGATTCAGATTCTAGCATATATAGACaaagttaccagtttcaaaaaaagatATAGCTTCTTACTTTCATCAAATTTATACCGTCTTGCATTGTGTTACAGGTTGAACGTGGGCACACAGTACTTGTTCATGCTGCAGCAGGTGGAGTTGGTTCCCTATTGTGCCAATGGGCAAATGCCCTTGGTGCTACAGTCATTGGGACTGTATCAACTAAAGAGAAGGCAGACCAAGCTAAAGATGATGGGTGTCATCATGTCATAATCTATAAGGAAGAGGATTTCGTCAATCGTGTCAATGAGATCACATCAGGCCAAGGAGTTGATGTTGTATATGATTCTGTTGGAAAAGATACTTTTCAGGTATTGGCATTTACATTCATTCTTTATCAACCAAGTTAGCCTAAATTCACACAAGAGCTTTCAGAAAAGCAACGCTTTCATCAGAATGGTGAAGTTTGTTCATGTAGATTTGGGTTTGGATTTAACAGAATCTCTTTTGACTGTTGGAgattgaaatttattttaagacAATCATAACTTGCCAAATCATTAATGATTAACAGCAAACTAGCAATAAACCAACTATCCAGGGGTAATTTAATTCAACAACTTTAGCCTGTAGGAATATGAACAAGAAAACTATGATGGGCCAAGACTTGGGTGACCAGGATTAGAAAGAATTTATTGTGCTTATGTCCTGTTCCTGATTTGCCTTTGATTAGAAATTTTTGTGATCAGGGATCATTAGACTGCTTAAAAACTCGTGGATACATGGTGAGTTTTGGGCAGTCATCTGGCTCACCAGATCCAGTACCTTTATCAGCTCTTGCAGTGAAATCGCTATTTCTGACGAGGCCTAGCATGATGCATTACACAATAACGAGGGATGAACTACTAGCAACTGCCGGAGAGGTATTTGCAAATGTGGCATCAGGTGTCTTACGCGTCCGTATGAATCATACTTATCCCCTGTCTCAGGTGGCACAAGCACATGCTGACCTTGAGAGTAGGAAAACATCTGGATCAGTTGTACTGATTCCAGATGGTGCTTAGTAGTAGTTTACTTTGTGTATTGCCAAcatgaaatatattaaaaggCATAGTGGACTTCAAGTCTGCTGAACCATAATAAATGCATAATGTACATTCTTTGCCGATTTGTACTTCTCAGTGTGTTGTATTTGCCCGTTGTTGTACTGTTGTGTTCAATTTCTAGCCTTCTGCAAGTGAATGAGCATCATAATATTAGTTCCTTCGGGTTCTTCCTAGCTTACTCTGAGCGTTATAGCTTATTTTGTCTCATAATCGTAGGAGCATCTATCCGTGTTAGTTAGATAATTGATTGAAGGTCCTTAACAAATAGTTTTGTTGATTACTGTTTTTTAACCAAAGTCTGGTATTCAATCTTTGACGTTGACAATTACATATCTTAACTATTCAATCTTCCCATTACTAAACTATTGAAAAGAGAGTTCTTCTTGCTCGTAGCTTAATTTATTATAAGTTGAGAGATATGATTATTTGACGTTGGAACATTTTCAATCCTTGAACAATTTGAGTTTATGCCAACTTTCTTGTCCTCACTACCTTCAAAACACAAGATTTTGGTACCACACACCTCTACATCACTTCACAAATTATTCAAAGATTGCTATGAGTATCTACCCTTATTTCAACGATACGCTGATCATGATGGGTATAAATTTCATTAGTAATTAGCAATCAATATTCTATCGCTTGCAAACAACTCC
This region includes:
- the LOC125876659 gene encoding uncharacterized protein LOC125876659; protein product: MRLTCHNLLLPNSFISRFPRAITSNQKSRKCVPLQTSTIRLAVRAHSVSPTTMVKAIRVHELGGPEVLKWEDVELGDPKDGEIRVKNKAIGLNFIDIYFRKGVYKAAAFPFTPGMEAVGVVTAVGPGLTGRKVGDIVAYAGGPMGAYAEEQILPADKVVPVPPSIDPIVVASILLKGMTAQFLLRRCFKVERGHTVLVHAAAGGVGSLLCQWANALGATVIGTVSTKEKADQAKDDGCHHVIIYKEEDFVNRVNEITSGQGVDVVYDSVGKDTFQGSLDCLKTRGYMVSFGQSSGSPDPVPLSALAVKSLFLTRPSMMHYTITRDELLATAGEVFANVASGVLRVRMNHTYPLSQVAQAHADLESRKTSGSVVLIPDGA